The following DNA comes from Lates calcarifer isolate ASB-BC8 linkage group LG2, TLL_Latcal_v3, whole genome shotgun sequence.
CATCGCTGCAGACAGAAGCACGAGAAAGGCTTCACAGTGTGCGGTTTGGCCTGGCATCCGTCAGGCAGTCAGATCGCCTACACGGACACAGAGGGCTGCCTGGGCCTCCTGGACGGACTCAGCACCTCTACATCTGATGCCAGCACCACCAAGGTAACACAGGATTTAAATGTTTCCCCCAACTTAAGTGTACCTGTAACCTGCAGGATGGTGACAGGCAGCTAATGACGTTTTTTCAGCCTCTCTTGTACATGACTGAGATATCTCAACACACAACTTCACTGGACTCTCAGCAGGCACCGACAAAGAAGCCAGTGAAAGACTATGACGACCTGtttgatgatgacgatgatggaCTCATGGATGAAGGACTGAGCGACAACAACTCTCCTGTTAAGAAACCTGTCGCTGGGGAcgatgacgacgacgacgatTTCCTCATGCCTGCAACTGGGCGGGTGAGGAACAGAGGGGCGATCCTAGATGATGAGAACTCACTGGGTGAGTAAGAGGGAAGGTAGGGGAGGGATGGGGTTTGATACAGACTGTGGTGTTGGGCCAATAAAAACAAGACTTAAAAATGTTTAGGCagtttgtggttgttgttgtcgAAGTTGTTTCAGCACCACTTTTTTCATCAAGTGAATTTCATcagtattaaaagaaaaaaaaaaggaagctCAGGAATCTGGCTGCCAAGACTCGAAGCAAGACAAGCTTATTATTCATCCACATAGCTCTGTAGGAAGTAAACATGAAATTCCAAGCAACAACAAAGTCTAATTGTGTGGTTTCGGTTAATGGCGAATAAGTGGATTTAGCCTGTCCACTTAAATCTTTGAATAATTccatctctgcatgtgtgtcagaCACAGGATCGCTGAAACTCGGTCAGGACAAATTTGGGGACGACGATGACACAGGCAGTGCTGTAGTGCCTGCGGCAGCCCCTCTGGTACCCTTGCGTCCCGTCTACGAGGGACCCCTGCCAACGCCTCCTCAGAAGGCCTTTCAGCCGGGCTCCACCCCTGCACATCTCACACATCGCTTCATGGTaggaaacactgacagatggatggagTATTAGAAGTCGAttctgtttaatgtttaaaactCTGTAAGcttcaatttaaaataaataggaaaaaaataacatttaactAAGAAGTTATAGTAACAGGCTAATTGTGCCTCAGATGTGGAACTCTGTGGGAATAGTTCGAGGTTACAACGATGAGCAGGACAACGCCATCGACGTTGAGTTTCATGACACAGCTGTGCACCATGCCATGCATCTCACCAACTCGCTGGGTCACACCATGGCTGACATTTCCCAGGAGGCCGTGCTGCTGGCCTGCCCCAGCACAGATGAGCTTGCCAGGTAAACCTCCTCCTGTcttgtttgtatgtatgttttttgttttttttaatttttttttttttttcatatctttGAACCTGCGCCTCTCTTCTCAGTAAGCTGCAGTGCCTCCACTTCTCGTCGTGGGACACCAATAAGGAGTGGATGGTGGACCTGCCGAAGGACGAGGACGCGAGGGCGCTGTGTCTGGGTCAGGGCTGGGCAGCAGTCGCCACCAGCACACTGATTCTCAGGCTCTTCTCCATCGGAGGCGTTCAGAGAGAAATCTTTAGCCTGCCAGGACCTGTGGTGTGCATGGCCGGACACGGAGAGCAGCTGCTCGTCGTCTACCATCGGGGTTAgacgcacacacaggcacacaccactttgatatatatatatatatacaccaccaaatttttaaaatcaaacactgactgGATGCAAATGCTTTTTCCCCACTTTTCACCATCTTATTTGAAAAtaagctgaatatttttaggttttgaACAATTGTTTGtgaaaaacaagcaatttaatAAAATCACTTTGGGCGTTAGGAAattgttctattttttttctgacattttatatactAAATGTCAGTTagttaattgagaaaaaaatcaatattaatcagtaatgaaaataatcgtCTGTCAcagctctgccttttttttttataagaaAGAAGTAGATAATGATTAGGTGTTTTAATTCCGGCAAAATTGCTTTTGATTTTATCTGAGTTTGTATGGATTGAAACATTTGTAGAAGATAGAGGCCTCTTGTTTTCTAAAGGccagaaaaactgtgttttctaAGGGTAGAGAGAACACTAAAAGaccatttttctttcaaattttACATACTCATCATTGTAGCAAGTCATTTTTCTAGCTCATACCTtagtattgtattttatttaatgtggCTGCCAGTCATTTAAAGACTATCTTAAGActtaatgtgcatgtgttgagtaaaccatcacagtgaacatcatGTCTGCATGTTGCATTAATTTTGTAAATCTAACTTACacgttttttaaaaaaatgtttttttccgGCAACTGCAGCGTTCACTGTGATGTTCAGTTAATTTCAAGCATGTTTCAAGGCTCTGCAAGTTAATATTCATAGCGTACAGGAATAAAGTGAAACCAGTGGCAGCCCAGAAGGCTAAAGAGTAGTTATGAAAGTCTAAAACACAGGCAGCATGATTTGGAAAATGCCCAGCAGAGATACAAATATAGTAAATTATTTAAACACGcaagccttttttttaaagccccagttttacttcctgttaACTATGAGGACTCTGCAGAGTGTATTGAAGCATCACTCACACTTTAATGAGGCCTGATGTTGGTGCATGTCTCATTTTACGTCATCAGCTACAGGTTTTGACGGGGAGCAAGCTCTGGGagtccagctgctgcagttcgGTCAAAGAAAGAGGCAACTCATCAACGGCGAAcccctcccactctctcacAAATCCTACCTTTCCTGGCTCGGGTTCACTGCTGAGGGTCAGTCTGTCAAATTctccttcacttcacttcacagaCTTTGTTCATACATGTTAAATTGGCATTTTTAACAGAAGAGGcagcagagaagatgacagCCTGGTTGTGTTGTGATTTTTCAGGAACCCCTTGCTACGTGGATTCAGATGGGGTGGTGCGGATGCTGAACCGCTCCCTGGGAAACACATGGACTCCAGTGTGTAACACCAGAGAGACCTGCAAAAGCAAATCGGATCACTACTGGGTGGTTGGAGTGCATGAGAACCCTCAGCAGCTCAGGTGAATGCTCTGATGAGTCTTATTCCCTCTTTCATGTCTCAGAAGTCGGCTGTTTCTTATCTTTAATCAGATCttaacacactgacatgtaACACAGCGATATCATTTAGTGGGAGTTAACACAGATATCATTATTTCAGATGTCCATTGTgaataaatgtccataaatctgCTTAGAAATCATAGAAATCACTGGTTAATCACTGTGTTTTggaggtttttgttttcttctgctaaATCCTGTTTGTTCTTGTCCTGTCAGGTGTATTCCATGTAAAGGCTCCAGGTACCCGCCGACCCTGCCCAGACCTGCCGTGGCCATCCTGCCCTTCAAGTTGCCGCTGTGTCAGACCACCACAGAGAAAGGACAAATGGAGgtaaacaccacaaacacacctgagacTGTTTGCTTAGATAAACTGCATAGATGCTAAAACAGCGATAGGGACTGTACAGTTGTACAGactgtgcagtgttttcttACTGGTGTAACAGAGATCCAGTTCTTTGTCACATACCCATCTTTAATGTGAATTAGAGTCGCTCATTCAGCCTGTCATCCTCTGTCATCCTCTGTTGTCTTCTGTTGTCCTCCAGGAGCAGTTCTGGCGTTCGGTCCTCTTCCACAACCACTACAGCTTCCTGTCCTCCAGCGGCTACGAGATCGACGAGGAAGGACAGAGTAGATCCCAGAAGGAGCAACAGGAGCTGCTCATGAAGATGTTTGCAGTAAGTGTGAAAACTCTGAGCGGTGGATAGCATCTGCGGGATCACACTTGACACTACGATCCGTGATTTTAGAAGTTTGTGTCGTTGTTATCTCCTGACGGATGCGTTTCTCCTCCAGTTGTCCTGTAAGCTGGACAGGGAGTTTCGCTCTATGGAGCTGGCAGAGATGATGACTCACAACGCGGTGACTCTGGCCATCCGATACGCGTCGCGATCCAGACGCATGGCCCTCGCCCAGCGGCTCAGCGAGCTCGCCCTAGAGAAAGCCAACCAGATCCAGGAGGAAGGGCCAggggagcaggaagaggagccACAGTACTGCAGCATCAGGCGGACCTCTGGGTAATTCTATAATAACACATCTGTCTCCTCAACTGTTGAAGTGCATTAGTGTAACCACTGCAGTGGTGTAATTACTTCTACATCTTGTATTCTACCATTAGTGCTTTCTTTGGAGGTTGTGAAATAATTAGCGgaattacagagaaaataacagacCAAAACTTTAGGACAGATATGTAACTTAAACATTTTGGAGCATATGAAAGATGAGGGGAAGACTGTGTGATTCACAAGCTTCTTGTTTGGACAGGTATGGCCAGAGTGAGGTCACAGGAGGACGTTACAGCACCagacatgaggaggaggaggaggaagagcaagGAGAAGATCCGTGTGACGAAGAGGACAGAcaagagatggagacagaggagacgaCAGAAGCCAGAAAACGTCAGTTCCACTTCTTTCTTCAGCTCGTTGCACATTTGCATTAGTTCATCatgactctggctgtatgtttgGACTTGTTGTCATGATGATTCTCTGTGATTCTCACTCATGATGaataaatctaaatctaaattaCCTGAAGCTTTTACACAGGGCTGTATTTTCTCTGCAAAAGATGTCAGTGATACCagctaacattaacattcatgtCTCTCATCCTGTAGGTGTAAATCCATTTGCTAAAGAGGCAGGGTCACCTGTGAAGCCGTCTCTGACACCAAGTAAGTAAATATCCATATGTACAAAAGTTAAATTTTAGGTAATTATGACCAATTGTATTCAAGCAGTGACATATGCTTTGTGTCAAGCAGAATAACTCAGTTAGACACGCTGTCATGTACCACCTGTAGACTGTGATCCAGATATAAAAGATGCATCATTTATTTGAGTGTGAATATTGACCTTTAAATGTAGTTCTGCTGGGATGTTTTGAAGCCTCGATTTGGAGTTGGAAAATGAGTAGAATGTGGTGGGACCACCGCCATGACTGAGTGTGAAAGGCTTAGACATCTGTCAGTTAAAGTGAACTCTCTAAGCTTTAATAATCAGAcaataatcatttcagctcatcATAGGCTCTGTATGTtaggtatctgtgtgtgtatgtcggCTGTTAAGTAAGAAATTGCAGTACAGAAATATCAAACATATGCTGAGATAATATACAAAGAGTCTCTATTTGTAACACATTGTATAATTTATCCACCAGAGAACACggtgtttatttagtttatttttcatctgttaaaTGTCCTGTTCAGAACATATCATAGTAACAACTCTATCAACAAAACTCAAGAGATCCTGTGTAATAATATCTGTTGGAGGGCAGGGTGTTGTTAAAGTATTGCACCTGAGCGCCTGATTtctaatttgtttttcagttggaAAAGTAGGACGTGCAAATCCTTTCAAGGTAAGGTCTCAATGTACCTTGTTTAATGTACCTCAGATTATTTAGATGTGAATATTCAGGGTATCTACAGAtcttaaaaacactgatttccCTAAAAAATGAGCCAATGATTGATGGAATTATTGTTATCTATAGTCAGGAAGTCCCAAAGTGAAATGTGATCTAGATGTCAATAAATGAACGCACTAGCAGTGAACCTCAAGACACGTCTTCCCCACTGGTTCTCATTAACATCTCTCATACCCTGCAATATGCCTTGCGGCTCTTAATTGAGGTAAGATTTTAATGGGGATATTTTCAGGTCCCTGGATCGGGGAAACCATCGGCGTCGTCTGGTCAGCCTCGAGTGACAAACATCCTAGACAACATGACATCCAGCAGGAAGTCAGCTCCGCTCGGCGGATCGGCAGGGAAACCAAACAAAAGTCCTGTCCTTAAACCGCTGGCTCCCAGACCCAAGTCAAAGGTATTGTACCACCAAACTTCTCCTACctcaaaaatatgaaacaatatAGCAATGAATTAAATATGCTAAATCTCATCTTGGGGTCGCCATATTAGATATTGCCATAGATATTTACTCGTCATTGTTATCTGCTGATaatttccctcctctccctccagaCTCAGTCCACTCTGCTACAGATGACTGGCACAAAAGCAGCCAATAGGAAGACTCAAGAAGACACAGATCCAGTGGCAGTTCAGCAGAAACAACCAGAGGTCCCGCCTCCAGCCTCACCTGCAGATAACACAGAGAATAAGAGGTAAAAGATGGAATTATCTAATCTTTTGAAACTGCTTCGTTTGATGTGGAAAGGCAGATTCTTCAAGCAGATTTAGGTTTGTTTTATAAAAGAGACTCAGTTGTGTTGCTGACTGTGTCTGTTCAGGCCAAAGACGGGTTTCCAGCTCTGGCTAGAGGAGAACAGGAAGAATATCACAGCGGATCATCCTGATCTGGAGGAGACTGACGTCATCAAAGAGGCCATGGGACGCTTCAGGACACTGTCAGCAGAGGAGCGACTGGTATGAAACACTGAGGGGTTTGAGTTTCAGGGAAGAGGGTTTGGGTTACGTTAAGAGATTGTGTTTGAAAAGATCCTGGAAAACTTACAGATTTGACCAAATTGCTCTGGAATACACTGGGTTTTATTGGCATCAGACACCCTGAAGTTTTTTGACCACTTGAAGGCAGTGGAAATAAGCTGTGAACGCAATATTGACATATAGCAAACGTTGATTATTTACATATCCATGAGTTACAGAGCAACTGTAATGTCTAGTTTGTGACAAAGTATTCCCTCCCttctagctctgtttttggtctttaccaacttctgagggaaatatctggctaCTTATctgttaaatgctccactattTTTGGACACATGAACAGGGAGCCAAAACTCACTTATAAAGCTCCATAAGGAGCAGAACTGACTATATGACTAACTAACTATTCACTATAAACAACCCCTTTAACATTGTTACAttattattgtaaaatattgGTTATAGCGACGTTAATTAAACTCCCAATCATGGTCTGTGAATGCAGGGAAtaacattttctgatttgtCTCACATTGGCAACACTTTACCCACAGTATACCACAGTCTTAAAACACACGCTCATAAAAAAGCAAAATTCACTGTTTGATTGCGAATGACATAAATTTCTACAGCTGATATGAATTTCTTTCTTAGCcagataaataaaaccaaaaaaaaaaaaaaaactatccgGAGTAAAATAGCATCCTGTGATATAGCACCATGTTTTGTCTTTAGCATGTCTCTAAAAGtgagctgttttcagttcaCCCTGCCTTGATCTAGTTTGCCCTGAAGAGCAAATTGAGCAGTAAAACACATCAATTAGAGTCTGTGCGACAGCAGTGATTATCAGCTGCAGATCCATTAAccctgtcctcactgtgtggccaggagacacacaccacagtcgtcttttctctcagctgtttgGGACTGAAACTTCACAAAAAGGACCGAACAGCCTCTCTTGTCTGAATAAATTTCACTGGTGCTTTTTGTCTAAATTTGCCtgtaaaatggaaaattaatcACTAACATTTGTGCAGTAAACTATTCTGCCATCCCCTCAGTGTTACTTAGggtttcaccaaaaaaaaaatccaaattttaaaaactaattttcaGCTGTGGTCAGCCGAtcgatgaatgaatgaatgacggAGGTTGTGTCAGTAATGACAGACCCCATCCTCTCATCCACCTGAGTGCTCACAGACGTCaatttgtgagtttgtgtagTAGCCTGGTCCTGACCCTGCATACATCAAGACTCTCAGCAGAGGGCTGGATGACActtgacagaaagaaaagagaaagtggaTGTGAACTGGAGGGGGGTGGACAGGGCTGCAGGGGGGTGTGGGGGACGAACACGGACATTCCTGTTGCCAGGGAAACCTGTTGAGTGTGTTTTGGCATTGATGGCACAAAGCATTGATCTTATGGTAATCCtgtgtgagagacagtgagtgGGTCAGTCTGCTGGGGAATAGTTATATTTTAACAGACAGTTGCAGCCTTACACATCACTTTAATTTAAATTCAGACAATTTTAGCATCAAAACACTTTCAAACGTTGAGAAATGTTCAAGTCCTCGACAAACTGAGCAGTGTACTGTAGCTTCACTAGGTAACAGTGCAGACCTGACACTTTACAAATTCACAAAAGCACCAGTGGAAAAAacttatctgtttatttttgtattgcCAGCACTCATTCACAACTTGCTCATTCTTTGTAATGAGACACAACTGCTGCACTGAAGGCTCCAGCAAAATGTTAATCGTTGCTCAAATTTTGTGCAACATCAACTGACAAATACATGGGTCAGTCCATACCAACTAGAACGCCTTATGGTGTGCGTGGTATAAAATTAATATATAGAATCAACTTGCAAAGCTAGAGGCTcgatttgttttttcctcttaaatatttattttttatcattttagtCTCTAAAATATAGTAAAATAGCTAAAATCACAAGGTTTCCTGCAGAGGTTTTCttataaacaacacaaaagttACGTTTATATTAAGAATTTTTCACTAAAACACAAAGTGTGTATCCTTGAGCTATAAACAACAGCACTGGATACATTTCCTTCATCATAAGACCTTTGcaaagtcagtgtttttatgttttaaattttaaattaaaatgtcactACCACCAGCTCAGTGGAACAATGTGAAGCCATTTGCAGGATGTGAATTGTTTCGCAAACGTGCatacttgtgattttttttttaataatcaatgTCATTTTCTAAGCAAAAACACTGAGTATTTGCTGTCCCCAGCCTCTACAATGTGACTATTTGACACACACCAACGCAGCCTCCTGCTAATTATTTCTTAGATTCAAATGAAATTCATTcccagctgcagctctgacttgTGGTGCATTTCAGCTCCAAGTATTATAGTtattaaaaaaactgtaaaatgatcCTGCGGGGCCTCGTTTAGCCTGAAACCTTGTTAATGTCTGAACCCGGGGTCGCGtgtgtatatgcgtgtgtgtttgtgtgtgtgtgtgtgtgatgagtttCTCCTAATTACATTATTCTGTccaaatacaataaaatgacaaTTGAATAGCGAGACGTCACAGCTTGAACCATCTACCAGCTCTGTAATGGTGGTGTTTGGTTGTTTTGATATGCATGGGGGTTAATGGCAGTGCTTCATCGGGCGCTGGGGGTGAAGAgcgtttgtgtttatttgtgtgtttgtgtgtgtgtggcctgtgTTGTTGCTCCCGGTCTACTCACCATGCCCGATGATTCATCCCAGCTCCATTACGTCCAGGGGAAGAGCTTCCTTTTGTCTCGgctgggagagaaagagagggggggaaaataaataaataaaagcgTGAGGAGGAAAAGAGCCAGCAGGCCAAAAGAGATGCAGCCTGTCAATAGTGATTATACATGACAGGATGCAATTTCAGGACGCCTGAGtgtccgtctgtgtgtgtgtgtgtgcgtttagTCATCGTCATGTAGGTGTTTGTAGCCTTGGATAGAGACAGAAGAACAATGCTGTTTCGTTTGGTCCTCCGTGTAATTAATGTGcatttcatgtctttgttttatttctttgtggttCAGTCGTGGACAGAAAGAGCAAAAGGCCAAACTGGAGATGCAGCAGAtctgaagaagaggaaaagaacagatggaggaggaggagatgtggaaaatgaaaatggacaGGCggaaacagatgaaaatagtgccaagaagaagaaatctTTGGACGCCTCCTCTAAGCTTTCAGCGTTTGCATTTAACAAAAGCTAAAAGTTCTTAATAGTGTGAATTTGTCGAGTTTTGAGGCACGTAATCAGAAAACTTAAAGCCCTTAAAACTGTAGTATCAATAAcggagttttgttttgtttactgatTTATCTCTTGtgacatttctaaaaaaaaaaaaaaaaaaaaaacaacttttactgtattttaacttttgaataaatgtaaatgtttgtatgttcattttttgatattttctttttctgggaTTT
Coding sequences within:
- the wdhd1 gene encoding WD repeat and HMG-box DNA-binding protein 1 isoform X2, with the translated sequence MPCERKPMRYGHSEGHTEVCFDDQGKFIVTCGNDGDVRIWEGLDDDDPKFITVGEKAYSLALKNGKLVTASSNNTVQIHTFPDGDPDGILTRFTTNATHVTFNSSGSKVGAGSSDFMIKVVEVSDSSQQKTLRGHEAPVLSVTFDPKDDFLASSSCDGSVVVWNIEEQTQVISWPLLQKTNDVSNAKSLCRLAWQPKTAEFLAVPVDTKVHLYERGSWDHVSSLSDDLLTQPINVLAWSQCGQFLAAGSVGGSLTVWDVNSKLCVERQKHEKGFTVCGLAWHPSGSQIAYTDTEGCLGLLDGLSTSTSDASTTKAPTKKPVKDYDDLFDDDDDGLMDEGLSDNNSPVKKPVAGDDDDDDDFLMPATGRVRNRGAILDDENSLDTGSLKLGQDKFGDDDDTGSAVVPAAAPLVPLRPVYEGPLPTPPQKAFQPGSTPAHLTHRFMMWNSVGIVRGYNDEQDNAIDVEFHDTAVHHAMHLTNSLGHTMADISQEAVLLACPSTDELASKLQCLHFSSWDTNKEWMVDLPKDEDARALCLGQGWAAVATSTLILRLFSIGGVQREIFSLPGPVVCMAGHGEQLLVVYHRATGFDGEQALGVQLLQFGQRKRQLINGEPLPLSHKSYLSWLGFTAEGTPCYVDSDGVVRMLNRSLGNTWTPVCNTRETCKSKSDHYWVVGVHENPQQLRCIPCKGSRYPPTLPRPAVAILPFKLPLCQTTTEKGQMEEQFWRSVLFHNHYSFLSSSGYEIDEEGQSRSQKEQQELLMKMFALSCKLDREFRSMELAEMMTHNAVTLAIRYASRSRRMALAQRLSELALEKANQIQEEGPGEQEEEPQYCSIRRTSGYGQSEVTGGRYSTRHEEEEEEEQGEDPCDEEDRQEMETEETTEARKRVNPFAKEAGSPVKPSLTPIGKVGRANPFKVPGSGKPSASSGQPRVTNILDNMTSSRKSAPLGGSAGKPNKSPVLKPLAPRPKSKTQSTLLQMTGTKAANRKTQEDTDPVAVQQKQPEVPPPASPADNTENKRPKTGFQLWLEENRKNITADHPDLEETDVIKEAMGRFRTLSAEERLSWTERAKGQTGDAADLKKRKRTDGGGGDVENENGQAETDENSAKKKKSLDASSKLSAFAFNKS
- the wdhd1 gene encoding WD repeat and HMG-box DNA-binding protein 1 isoform X1, whose product is MPCERKPMRYGHSEGHTEVCFDDQGKFIVTCGNDGDVRIWEGLDDDDPKFITVGEKAYSLALKNGKLVTASSNNTVQIHTFPDGDPDGILTRFTTNATHVTFNSSGSKVGAGSSDFMIKVVEVSDSSQQKTLRGHEAPVLSVTFDPKDDFLASSSCDGSVVVWNIEEQTQVISWPLLQKTNDVSNAKSLCRLAWQPKTAEFLAVPVDTKVHLYERGSWDHVSSLSDDLLTQPINVLAWSQCGQFLAAGSVGGSLTVWDVNSKLCVERQKHEKGFTVCGLAWHPSGSQIAYTDTEGCLGLLDGLSTSTSDASTTKQAPTKKPVKDYDDLFDDDDDGLMDEGLSDNNSPVKKPVAGDDDDDDDFLMPATGRVRNRGAILDDENSLDTGSLKLGQDKFGDDDDTGSAVVPAAAPLVPLRPVYEGPLPTPPQKAFQPGSTPAHLTHRFMMWNSVGIVRGYNDEQDNAIDVEFHDTAVHHAMHLTNSLGHTMADISQEAVLLACPSTDELASKLQCLHFSSWDTNKEWMVDLPKDEDARALCLGQGWAAVATSTLILRLFSIGGVQREIFSLPGPVVCMAGHGEQLLVVYHRATGFDGEQALGVQLLQFGQRKRQLINGEPLPLSHKSYLSWLGFTAEGTPCYVDSDGVVRMLNRSLGNTWTPVCNTRETCKSKSDHYWVVGVHENPQQLRCIPCKGSRYPPTLPRPAVAILPFKLPLCQTTTEKGQMEEQFWRSVLFHNHYSFLSSSGYEIDEEGQSRSQKEQQELLMKMFALSCKLDREFRSMELAEMMTHNAVTLAIRYASRSRRMALAQRLSELALEKANQIQEEGPGEQEEEPQYCSIRRTSGYGQSEVTGGRYSTRHEEEEEEEQGEDPCDEEDRQEMETEETTEARKRVNPFAKEAGSPVKPSLTPIGKVGRANPFKVPGSGKPSASSGQPRVTNILDNMTSSRKSAPLGGSAGKPNKSPVLKPLAPRPKSKTQSTLLQMTGTKAANRKTQEDTDPVAVQQKQPEVPPPASPADNTENKRPKTGFQLWLEENRKNITADHPDLEETDVIKEAMGRFRTLSAEERLSWTERAKGQTGDAADLKKRKRTDGGGGDVENENGQAETDENSAKKKKSLDASSKLSAFAFNKS